The DNA region GAACCCTTCGTCCGTACCTGCTGATTTGATTTCATACAGGACAACATCTCCGCTTGCTCCATCGTTTTCAATTGCGATGGAACAAACGGTGAAGGATAACGCCAGAATAAGAATCGCGGTCAGTAATTTCTTCATGCCCACGCTATGAAAAACTAGCGATAAAATGGTTTGGCCAGCACGATTTAGATGAACTTGATCAGGTCTCTGATAACAGCCTCTGGATCAGCCGCTTTGACTACACCTGAGGCCAAAAGAACGCCTTCTGCTCCGAGGTCTACGGCCGCTTTGACATCGCCGCCGTTCTTGACTCCTGCACCGCACAGGACCTTGATCTCTTTGTTCACACCCTTGACGGTCTCGACTGTGTTGGTGACTATCGAAGGATTCGCTGAAGTGACCGATATGTCGCCTCCGATGAGCTCTGGAGGCTCGACTGCGATGTAATAGGGGGAGAATACGGCAAGGTCCTTGGCGATGTCCACAGTATCCGCGCAGACGCATGTGGTCAATCCCAAGTCCTTGCACATCTGGACACAAGTGCCCACATCTTCTGCGGGCTGCTTGTGTTCCGAATGGTTTATCAGTGTGCCTGAGGCACCTGCTGCTTTGACGAGCGAAGGGGTGGTGAATCCCGTTCCGGAACCAGGTTTGCGGGGGTCGACGTTCTGGGAGTAGACGGGGATTTCGATCTGGTCGGCCACATACGATAGTTCTACCATCGGAGGGCAGACGATGATGTTCGCACCGGTCTCCTCAGCCACAATTTGGCATTTCTCTGCCAGATTGAGGCTCTTTACACTCTCGACCTCTGAGTAAACCTTGAAGTTCACTATGACGACGGGATCCTTTGCACTCATTTGATTCACTCGACTTCGACTTTCTTCTTCTTGGAAGCAGTCTTCTTGGCAGGAGCTTTCTTGGTCGCGGCCTTCTCGTCGAGAGAGACGAACCTGCTTGTCAGCTCCTTGAGGACATCGGGCCTGGAGGTGTATTCCATCTCCTCC from Thermoplasmata archaeon includes:
- the tpiA gene encoding triose-phosphate isomerase gives rise to the protein MSAKDPVVIVNFKVYSEVESVKSLNLAEKCQIVAEETGANIIVCPPMVELSYVADQIEIPVYSQNVDPRKPGSGTGFTTPSLVKAAGASGTLINHSEHKQPAEDVGTCVQMCKDLGLTTCVCADTVDIAKDLAVFSPYYIAVEPPELIGGDISVTSANPSIVTNTVETVKGVNKEIKVLCGAGVKNGGDVKAAVDLGAEGVLLASGVVKAADPEAVIRDLIKFI